The genomic region TTGCGCTTATCTTACGAAGTTCACTTTTGGTAATAATCACCATAGAAATACCAGACTTTCCAGCTCTACCGGTACGTCCACTACGGTGGGTATACGTTTCAATTTCGTCTGGAAGTTGATAGTTTATAACGTGGGTTACGTCGTCTACATCGATTCCCCTTGCGGCAACATCGGTAGCTACCAACATTTGTATTTGTTGGGTCCTAAAAGATTTCATAACCATATCACGTTGGTTCTGACTCAAATCTCCGTGTAAGGCACCCGCATTATAACCATCTTCAATAAGCTTTTCAGCAATTTTTTGGGTATCGCGTTTGGTTCTACAGAAAACAACCGAAAAAATATCGGGGTTGGTGTCTGCCAAACGTTTTAATGCTAAATAACGGTCTCTACCACTTACTACATAATATTCATGCTGAACATTGGAAGTAGATGCATTTTTGGTTCCTACAGTTACTTCTGTAGGGTTTTTCATAAACTTTTTAGCGATAGTAGCAACCTCTTTAGGCATGGTTGCAGAAAATAACCAAGTGCTTTTTTCTTTAGGTGCATGCGAAAGAATCTCTGTAATATCTTCGTAAAAGCCCATGTTTAACATTTCATCTGCTTCATCGAGTACACAATACTCAATTTTAGAAATGTCTACCATATTACGGCTTATCATGTCTTTCATTCGGCCTGGTGTAGCCACTACAATCTGTGTCCCTCTTTTAACCTGTCTTGCTTGGTCTGTAATACTTGCACCGCCATAAATAGCAGTTACATTAAGAGAGGGTAAATATTTAGAGTATAATTTTAATTCATTAGCAATTTGCAAACAAAGTTCACGTGTTGGGGATAGAATAAGCCCTTGGGTGGTTCTGTTGTTTACATCTATTTTCTGAATCATAGGAAATCCGAATGCAGCTGTTTTTCCCGTACCTGTCTGTGCCAAAGCAACCATATCGGTATCGTTGGCGAGTAGGACCGGAATAGCTTTCTCCTGCACCTCAGAAGGTGTCTCAAAGCCCATATCTGTAATGGCTTTAAGTAGCTGTTCGTTCAGTCCTAATTGTTCAAATTTATTCATATATGTATTTAAAAATAAGGGCGCAAAGGTAATCTTATTAATCGAGATTACACCTTATATTTGCGTATTTATTTTAAACGCTTCTTACTGATAATGAGTTTTTTACTGGAGTATTCCCGAGTTATACTATTTTTAGTATCGGAATAATAGCAATTATGGGGTTGTAAAGCTGAAAATTTATCATTTCGGTAAATCGCTCGACGTTCATCTGTATCACGCTAAAGATGTTGGTAAACAGGAGATAAGAAATAAAAAAAAGATCACTCTAAAGAAAAGGTGCTAGTTGTTTAGATGAATCATGGCAAAAACGGCGTAATTAATCATATCTTGATAGTTGGCGTCAATACCTTCACTCACCAGTGTTTTTCCCTTGTTATCTTCTATTTGTTTAACACGCAGTATTTTCTGTAGAATTAAATCGGTTAAAGAGCTAACCCGCATATCGCGCCATGCTTCTCCGTAATCATGATTTTTATTCAGCATCAATTCTTTGGTAGCTTCCACGTGTTTTGTGTAAAGCTCCACGGCGGCGTCGGTATCGAGGTCGGGTTGGTCTGCAATTCCTTTTTCAATTTGAATGAGCGCCATAATGGAGTAATTTACAATACCAATAAACTCAGAAATCTCATCTTCATCCACTTTTCGTACAGCATTTTCCTGCAAGGAACGAATGCGTTGCGCTTTAATGAATATTTGATCGGTAAGGGATGGAAGTCTTAAAATGCGCCATGCACTCCCGTAATCTTTCATTTTTTTTTCAAACAAATCCCGACAAACTGTAATGACCTCATCGTATTGCTTTTCTGTGTTTTGCATATGCTCAATGGTATTTGGTGTAAATTTCGCTTAAAAATTTCAAATGTTCAAAGTTCGTTTGGTAAACTTTAATTTTTGTAACTTTTCACACTCAATTTCCCTAGAATCTAAATGAAATAATTAAATGACTATTAATTGCAACGGTACGCTTATCGACTTATCCCAACCCAGGGTAATGGGTATTCTTAATGTTACACCCGATTCTTTTTACGATGGCGGAAAGTACTCCAAAGAGAAAGTAATCTTGGATCAAGTAGAGAAAATGCTGGAAGAAGGAGCTACGTTTATAGACGTTGGGGCGTATAGTTCGCGTCCCGGGGCCAAAGATATAAGTTTAGAAGAAGAGTTGTCCAGAAGCGTGCCCATTACCAAAGCTATTGTTAAAAAATTCCCTGAAGCCATGGTTTCCATAGATACATTTAGGGCAGAAGTGGCCATCCAGAATGTGGAGGCGGGTGCTTGTATGGTAAACGATATTTCTGGGGGTACGCTAGATGAAGACATGCTCCCTACCGTTGGGAAATTAGGGATTCCCTATATTATGATGCATATGAAGGGAACTCCAAAAACGATGGAGCAAAAAACCATTTATAGAAATTTTATGCGTGAACTGTTATATTATTTTTCAGAACGGATTGCAGAAGCGCATGCCCATAAAATAAACGATATTATCGTAGACCCAGGGTTCGGCTTCGCCAAGACAATGGATCAGAATTATGAGCTATTGGCAAAACTAAATGTGCTTCATATCTTAAACCTTCCTATTCTTGTAGGTGTCAGCCGAAAATCCATGATCTATAAGTTATTGGATTCAGCCCCTGCCAAAGCACTAAATGGAACAACAAGCCTAAATACATTGGCATTAAGTAAAGGAGCGAATATTTTGAGGGTTCACGATGTTAAGGAAGCTGTGGAATGTGTAAAAATCCATGAAATGATATTAAAAAATACGACAGACATATAAATGTCTTTTAGACTAAGCTAATTTTTATATTTTTACATAAAACCAGAGGGCCTTGGAAATTTTCGATTTCGTAGAATTAAAAATAGTAGATATCATCGATATCTTTTTAGTCGCTTTCCTTTTCTACTACCTCTACAAATTGGTTAAGGGTACAGTAGCCATTAATATTTTTATTGGAATTGTAATTATATACGTAATATACTTGCTTACGGAGGCCCTTAATATGCGTATTTTAAGCAATATTTTCGGGAAGTTTATAGGTGCTGGATTTTTCGCTTTAATTGTAGTGTTTCAACAGGAAATACGTAAATTTTTATTAATGGTTGGTTCTACAAATTTCAGTAAACGGGGTATTATGAAACACCTGAGCTTTTTAAAGCACGATGGTATGGGAACCGATACCAATGTAGATGCCATTATTTCTGCCTGTGAAAAAATGAGTGCCAAGCATACCGGGGCGCTTATTGTGATTGAACGTAACAATTCGCTGGATTTTGTAAAGCATTCGGG from Galbibacter sp. BG1 harbors:
- the folP gene encoding dihydropteroate synthase is translated as MTINCNGTLIDLSQPRVMGILNVTPDSFYDGGKYSKEKVILDQVEKMLEEGATFIDVGAYSSRPGAKDISLEEELSRSVPITKAIVKKFPEAMVSIDTFRAEVAIQNVEAGACMVNDISGGTLDEDMLPTVGKLGIPYIMMHMKGTPKTMEQKTIYRNFMRELLYYFSERIAEAHAHKINDIIVDPGFGFAKTMDQNYELLAKLNVLHILNLPILVGVSRKSMIYKLLDSAPAKALNGTTSLNTLALSKGANILRVHDVKEAVECVKIHEMILKNTTDI
- the cdaA gene encoding diadenylate cyclase CdaA; its protein translation is MEIFDFVELKIVDIIDIFLVAFLFYYLYKLVKGTVAINIFIGIVIIYVIYLLTEALNMRILSNIFGKFIGAGFFALIVVFQQEIRKFLLMVGSTNFSKRGIMKHLSFLKHDGMGTDTNVDAIISACEKMSAKHTGALIVIERNNSLDFVKHSGDHMNIEINQPIIESIFYKNSTLHDGAAIIEGNRIVATRAILPVSNERNIPLRFGLRHRAAIGVTEKTDAVALVVSEENGQISYMKNGEFVLYNDLEDLKKIINQDLS
- a CDS encoding DEAD/DEAH box helicase; amino-acid sequence: MNKFEQLGLNEQLLKAITDMGFETPSEVQEKAIPVLLANDTDMVALAQTGTGKTAAFGFPMIQKIDVNNRTTQGLILSPTRELCLQIANELKLYSKYLPSLNVTAIYGGASITDQARQVKRGTQIVVATPGRMKDMISRNMVDISKIEYCVLDEADEMLNMGFYEDITEILSHAPKEKSTWLFSATMPKEVATIAKKFMKNPTEVTVGTKNASTSNVQHEYYVVSGRDRYLALKRLADTNPDIFSVVFCRTKRDTQKIAEKLIEDGYNAGALHGDLSQNQRDMVMKSFRTQQIQMLVATDVAARGIDVDDVTHVINYQLPDEIETYTHRSGRTGRAGKSGISMVIITKSELRKISAIERKIQQKFESKKVPSAEEICEIQLYHLASKIKNTEINKEVENYLPAINDVLDGINREELIKKMVSVEFGRFAEYYKKAGDLNVSGGDAGAQDFFGEGKVRYFINVGSRDGYDWMTLKDFLREQLDLDKDDVFKVDVKESFSFFNTDANHTDAVLAKFSEFKLDGRFINVEVSKNSRENSRGRSGRSGGGGGKRNRRSDSGGGSKGFGEKRFGKKGGKGNKSGGGNRRSKKRF
- a CDS encoding DUF1599 domain-containing protein — protein: MQNTEKQYDEVITVCRDLFEKKMKDYGSAWRILRLPSLTDQIFIKAQRIRSLQENAVRKVDEDEISEFIGIVNYSIMALIQIEKGIADQPDLDTDAAVELYTKHVEATKELMLNKNHDYGEAWRDMRVSSLTDLILQKILRVKQIEDNKGKTLVSEGIDANYQDMINYAVFAMIHLNN